Genomic DNA from Planctomycetota bacterium:
AGCCGCCACGCTGCTCGTCGGCAGCGGCTAGCGTCGCGGCTTCATTGGCCCTTGCGGCGGCGATCATCTGCCAGGTCTCGCGCTGGTAGCGGAGCACGCCCAGCGCTTCTTCGATCTTTTCAGGGTCCCGGCCGATGTTGCCCTCGACGAGCCGGAGGTAGCACCAGCCGTAGAGGCTTTCGAGCCGCTTGCAGTTGTCGGGATCCATGTCGGGCCTGAGACCGTTCTGCAGCTCGATGACGATGTCCTGGGCCCGCGTAAGACGCTCGTGCATCTGGTCGTACCGCTGCATGCCGATGGCGGTCTTGGCTTGTTCGCCGAAGCGGATCGCGCCATCGAACAGCATGACCTGCAGCTGTTCCGGCGAGGCCGTCATGACGCGCGTCTTGAGGTACGGGTCGGCCGGCGTTCGCCGAGGCGGCGGAGCGAACGGGTCGCTCTTGCGTCGTATCGTAGTTGTCGGCTCGCTGTAAGGCTGCGTCATCGGCGGCTCGGCAGGACAGTTCGCCCCCTGCCCGTTCTACATCGGCCTGCCGACGTCCAAACGTTCGTCGTCCGATACCCGCAACGCTCTCAGCCCGCCCGCAACGCCTGATCCAGGTCGGCGGTCAGGTCGTCAAAGTCCTCGTAGCCGACGCTGAGTCGTAACGTCTCGGGCGCGACACCCGCCGCCCGCTGGGCATCTTCATTGAGCTGGGCGTGCGTCGTGCTGGCCGGGTGGATGACGAGCGTCTTGGCGTCGCCGATGTTGGCTAAGTGGCTGATCAGCTTGACGTTGTTGACCAGTGCCTCACCCGCTGCTTTCCCGCCCTTCACGCCGAACGTCATCAGGCCGCCTTGGCCGTCGGGCATGTACTTTTTGGCGTTGGCGTAGTCCTTGTGCGATGGCAGGCCGGGGTAGTTGACCCACTCAACCGCGTCGTGCTCGTGGAGCCAGCCGGCGATTCGCATCGCGTTCTCGCTGTGCGCCTTCATGCGAAGCGGCAGCGTCTCAATGCCCTGGATGAACAGGAACGCGGCGAACGGACTCATTGCCGCCCCGGTGTCGCGGAGCCAGTTCGTCCTCATGTGGATCGCGTAGGCGACGTTGCCGACGCCGCGCAGCGCCTCTTCGAAGACCATGCCGTGGTAGGCGTCGTTGGGCGCACAGAACTCGGGCCACTTGTCGGGATCATCTGCCCACTTGAAGTTCGCCGAATCGATGACCATGCCGCCGACGTGCACGCCGTGCCCACCGAGGTACTTGGTCGTGGAGTGCACGACGACGTCCGCCCCGTGCTCAATCGGCCGACACAGAGCCGGGCTGGCACTGGTGTTGTCGACGACAAACGGCAGCTTGTGGGCGTGGGCCTTGTCCGCGATCGCGGCGAGGTCCGGCACGTCCCACTTCGGGTTGCCGATGGTCTCGGCGTACACGAGCCGCGTGTTCTCGTCGACCAAGCCATCAATCGACGCCGGATCGGCCGGATCGAAATAGCGAACCTCGATGCCGAGCTGCTTGAGCGTGTGCGTGAAGAGCGAGTGCGTCCCGCCGTATAGGCTGGTGCCGCTGACGAAGTTCTGACCGGCGTGGCAGATGGTGCAGATCGCCGCCTGAATCGCCGCCATGCCGCTGGCGAAGCCAAGCCCCGCCGCCCCACCTTCGAGGCTGGCGACGCGCTTCTCCAGCACGTCGACCGTCGGGTTCATCAGCCGGCTGTAGATGTTGCCGAACTGCCGGAGGTTGAACAGGTCGGCCGCGTGCTGCGTGTTGTCGAAGGTGAAGGACGACGTCGCGTAGATCGGCACCGCACGCGACTTGTGCTCGTCGTCGACGGCATGCCCGGCGTGGAGCGAACGCGTCGACATGCCCTTCATCTGCGGTTCATCTGCCATGGTCTCAGTCTAGCTTGAAGGTCCGCTGGTCCGCATCGGCATTGCACGCGATTGCTGTTTTCACGAATAGAAGAACCCGCTGACCGAAGCCAGCGGGTTCGAAAGGTCAGAAAAAGTTCACGCAATCGCGTGAACCGAGGTCGCTTCAGCGACGACGACGCAGCAGCGTCAGGCCACCGAGGCCGAGCATCGCGATCGAAGCCGGCTCGGGGATGATTTCGCCCCTGACCTCGGCGGTGCCGGAGGCATCGAAGCTCGTGACGAACTGGCCGTCATCGGTCAGGTCGCTGATAAGCCCAGAGAAGCTGAGCGAGACCGGCTCGTTCGGATCGAGCTCCAGACCGAAGGGCAGATCCTGCAGGAAGATGTCGACGTTACTCGTGACGCCAGTCACACCGATCTCGCTGCCGGAGTAGAAGACCTGAACATCCGTGACGTCGAGGAACAGAAACCCACCCGTGAAGAACAGGTCGAACCCAATGCCAAGCGGTGCGGCCGAGGTCACGACACCGCCACCAGCTGGGATGTTGAGAACGTCGCCGATCGTGACGCCGGTGGCAATCGCGTCCGCCGGAGTGAGCGAGCCCACCAGCACGCCGTCCGAGAAGAAGTCGATCGAAGCCAGGTCATCCGTACCGAGCGGGTTCGCGTCGGTGATGTTGGTGCCGTCGTACGTGAAGTCGAAGCCGGTGACGGAAATCTGAATCGAAGCAGCTGCCAAAGAGGTGGCAGTCATCGCAGCAACAGCTGCGAGGGCGGAAGTCTTGACGTTGAGCATTATCTGACCCTTAGCAAGTACGTGGTTCTCTCAATGCACGCCGCGTGCGGGCGTGCCCCAGCGTTAGAGAATAAAGCTCAGCCACGCACATGCAAGAGATTTTGCCGCTGAAACAGAAAAAACCCATTGGCATCAGCCAATGGGCTTCCGTGAACAGCTCGACTTTCGAGGTTAAGACGCTGCCCCACAAGTGCTTACCGTCGTCGACGCAGTAGCGTCAGCCCACCTAGACCGAGCATGGCGATCGAGGCAGGCTCGGGAATGATCTCGCCGCGAACCTCGGCCGTGCCGGAGGCATCGAAGCTGGTGACGAACTGGCCGTTGTCGGTCAGGTCGGTGATCAGGCCCGAGAAACTGAACGAGACAGGCTCGCCCTCATCGATCTCAAGGCCGAACGGAAGATTCTGCAGTGCGACCTCGACGTCGCCAGTGACACCCGTCACACCGATCTGGCTACCGGAGTAGAAAACCTGAACATCTTCAAGGTCGAGGAAAAGGAATTCATTCGGGCCGAAGGTGAGATCCAGCCCGAAGCCGAGCGTCGCAGCCGAGGTCACGACACCGCCCCCGACAGGAATACCGAGGACGTCCTCGATCAAGAGGTCGGCGGCGATGCCGTCGGCTGGGGTGAGCGAACCGACCAGGACGCCGTCTGAGAAAAAGTCGACCGAGGCCAACTCGTCTGATCCGGCCGCATCCGCGTCGGTGATGTCTTCGCCGTCGTAGCTGAAGTCGAAGCCGGTGACTGAGATCTGAATCGACGCCGCGGCCATCGAGGCGGCTGTCATCACGGAAACCGCTGCGAGCGCGGCAATCTTGGTGTTGAGCATTTTCTAACCCTGAGTGAGTTCGGACAGGTTCTCGTTCGCGGCGTGTTCGGCCGCCTCCTTGATGGAACATGCGCGGTAATCGCCGACTTGCGAACCAACGAAATCCGAAACCCGGTTTTCCCGATCAACGGACTGGCTGACGCTGTCAGACCTGATTCCGCGCTACCGTTCACCATGCTGGAAGGCCTGACGGAGCGGTTTCAAGGAGCATTGCGCAATCTTGCTGGTCGCGGGCAGATCAGCGAGGAAAACGTCCGAGAGGCCATGCGAGAGGTCCGGACGGCCCTTTTGGAGGCAGACGTCAACCTCGAAGTCGTCCGCGAATTCACCCAGAACGTCACCGACAAGGCCATCGGCCAGGAGGTCACCGCCTCGCTCAAGCCGGCCGACCTGATGGTCAAAATCGTCTACGACGAGCTCCTAACGCTGCTCGGACCCGTCGACACGAAGATCCTCACAGTCAGCCCAGGCCCGACAATCGTCCTCATGGCCGGGCTCCAGGGCTCGGGCAAGACCACCACCTGCGGCAAGCTCGCCCGGCATCTATCCAAGCGTGGTCATCAGCCGATGCTCGCGGCGGTCGACCTGCAACGCCCTGCCGCTATCGACCAGCTGATCGTCATCGGCGAGCAAGCGGGCGTGCCGATCTATGCCGACAAGTCCAAGGCCGCTGAACACGGCAACGTCGCCAAGGGCGCCGCCGTCAGCGTCGCCCGAGCCGCCGTCAAAGAGGCCAAGGCCCAGAATCGCGACATCCTCATCCTCGACACCGCCGGACGACTCGCCATCGACGACGAGTTGATGACGGAGCTGGGCGACGTCAACAAGGCCGTCGGGGCCCACCAGATCTTCCTTGTGCTCGACTCGATGACGGGCCAGGACGCTGTCGGCACGGCCAAGGCGTTCAACGAGCGGCTCGAACTCGACGGCCTGATCCTCACTAAGTTCGACTCCGACACCCGCGGCGGGGCCCTGCTCTCCGCCAAGTACGTCACCGGCAAGCCCGTCAAGTTCCTCGGCACCGGCGAAAAGCTCGACGGCCTCGAAGAGTTCCGCCCCGAAGGCACTGCCCAGCGCATCCTGGGTGCCGGCGACCTGATGGGCCTGGTCGAGCAGGTGAAGGACAAGCTCGACGAGGAAGAGCTGCAGCGTCAGCAGGACAAGATGATGAAGGGCGAGCTGACGCTCGACGACTTCATGAGCCAGATGGGACAGATCCGCAAGCTCGGCAGCATGAGCAAGGTGATGGGCATGATCCCGGGCATGGGCGATCTCGCCAAGGCGAGCAGCATGGCCGGGCCGGAGATGGAAAACATGATGGGCCGGATGCGAGCGATGTACGACTCGATGACGCCTGCCGAGCGGAAGAAGCCAGGCATCATCCAGCACAGCCGACGCCGCCGCGTCGCCGGCGGCAGTGGCAGTCAGCCGGCGGACGTGAACCAGTTTTTGAAGCAGTTCGACGCGATGCGAGGCCTGTCCAAGCAGATGTCCGGCGGCGGCATGGGCCGAATGCGGTCGCTGGTCGGCGGCCTCATGGGCGGCGGCCTCGGCGGCATGGCGGCGGCCGGCCAGGCCGCGGGCGGCGGCGGCAACCCGTTCAAGGCCAAGGGCTCGACGCGCATGCAGAAGAAGGACCGCAACAAGAAGAAGGGCCGACGGCGGTGAATTGGGCATCGCCGTGTGCGCGCTACAAGCACAGCATCCGCAACGCTGAAGAAGAGATCCGCTATTACCGTGACGCGGAGCATCCCGAAAGAGCCGTCGTGTTGCTGTTGAGTTGGTGCGCGTGCGACCGGCGGGTTTCTGAGGATGAACGCCGAGGTTTTGACCGCACCACCGACCAGCGAGCGAAAAAGCTTTGGGATATTCTCCGATCAGACGGGGTTCATTATGAGCGGCTGAAATCGCTACTGGCCGCGCAGAGGCGAAGCGGCCCAGCTTCGGACGGACTCCGACTCACGCGCGTCATGACTGCGTTAGAGCTGGCTGCACACATCCGTTGCCTTCCGCACGATGCGTTTGTCACGGCGGGCGTCACCGGATTCTGCCACGCATCTTTTTGGTGGGACGGTGTTCGTCGCCGTTTTCCGACAACCTGTCGACCGAGATCATTCTCCGAAGCTCTTCAGGAGTTGAAGGACGAGGCTGCCGACTGTGGTCAGGCTGCTTAACGCGGAGTCATCTCAGCGAACAGTGTTCTTACCCTGGCCGGCCCCATGCGAGACATCTCCGACGACATCGACTGGTCGAAGCCGGTCTGCATGACCGAGGAGCAGTATCTCGCCTTCGACGACCAGTCGCGGGACAAACACGAGTACGACGCGGACGGCCACGTCATTCCGCTGAGCAGAGCCAACCGCGGTGAGCCAAACCTCTGGTACTACCGCCGCCAGGCCGGGCGGCAGCGGAAGACGACGGAACACTCGCGGTGCGTCGAGAACCTGCGGCAGGTCTTCAAGGCGAGCTGTGCCGAGAACGTGATCGGCTACCCGGCTGCCGATGCTGCCGCATCCATCGGGGTCGAACCTCCACGGAGAATCGTCGCGCTCGTCCGCTCGGCTGATGCGAATGACGAGACGACACTCGCCCGGTTCCGCAGTGACGACACAGTCGAAGCGATTCTCATCGTCAGCACGGCGCACCCGTCGCTATGGCTCCAAACGCGAGATCGAGCGAGTAAAGCATCTTGGTTCCTGAGGATTCGTGACGAAGCCGACAACATCGACCTGCCTGCGACCTCGCCCGCCGTTCCCGTCGAACGCTTTTACGCCGGCGTCCCGTTCGGTGACGAGACATGGTGACACCTCACCCCGCCAGGGCCGAGTGGACGAAGCGGATGGCCATGGCGCCGTCGCCGACGGCGGTGGCGACGCGTTTGGTGGAGTCGCTGCGGATGTCGCCGGCGGCGAAGACGCCGGGGAGGCTGGTTTCGAGGTAGCGCGGACCGCGATCCGTGAGCGGCCAGCGCTCTTTCGGCACGTCGGGGCCGGTGAGGATGAAGCCGTGGTCGTCGAGGGCGATGGTGTCACGGAGCCAGTCGGTGCGGGGTTCGGCACCGATCATGACGAAGAGGCCCGCGAGGGAGACGTTGCGTTCGTTGTCTTCGCCTGTTTTCAGCCAGGCCGACTGAAGTCGGCCAGCCGAGGTGTCGCCTTCGAGCTTCGTGATCTTGGTGTGGTAGAGCAGCTCGATGTTCTCGGTGGCTTCGAGGCGTTCGATGAGGTAGCGACTCATGGAGTTCGCGAGCGAGTCGCCGCGGACGAGCATGAGGACTCTCTTCGCCTGGCCGCTCAAAAAGACGGCCGCCTGCCCTGCCGAGTTGCCTCCGCCGACCACGGCCACGGGCTCGTTGGCACACATCGTCGCCTCCATCTGCGTCGCGCCGTAGTAGATGCCTGTGCCGGCGAAGTCGTCCTCGTGTTCCAGGTTGAGCCGGCGATACGTGGCACCAGCGGCGACGACAACGGTTCGGGCTTCGACGGTCTCGTCGCAGTCCAGCTGGAGCAGCGTCCGGCCGTCGCGCCGTTCCAAGCCCGTCGCAGCACACGAGACGCGGAAACGGGCCCCAAACTTCTGAGCCTGCACGGCAGTCCGCTGGGCAAGGTCGGCCCCGCTGATGCCGGTCGGGAACCCAGGGTAATTCTCGATTTTCGAGGACGTTCCCGCCTGCCCGCCAGGCGCCTGGGCGTCGAGGACGAGCGTCGAGAGCCCCTCGCTTCCCGCGTAGACGGCCGACGCGAGACCGGCCGGGCCGGCACCGACAATGGCGACGTCCCACACCTGGTCCTCGCTCCGCGTCGTCGTTAGGCCGAATGCCGCGGCGACCTCTTTTGGCGTGGGCTTGCGCAGCACATCGGTGTCCCCGGGCGGCACGACGATCGGCAGATCGCCCGGCTGCACGTTGAGCGACTCGAGGAGATCGTCCGTCTGCGGGTCGCGCTCGGGGTCGAGCCACGTGTACGGCACGCCGTTGCGGTCTAGGAGTTCCTTGATCTCGGCCGTCTTGCGATCCCAGCGGCTGCCGACGAGGCGGGCACCGACGAAGCCGGTGTCGCCCAGAATGTCACGCCGAACCATGATGGCCCGGAGGATCATCTCGCCGAGCCGGACGTCGCTGCGTGCCACGCCACGAATATCGTCGCGCGACACGCGAATCAATCGGCAGTCTCCCTCGGCAATCGCACAGAAAATGGCCGGTCTTCCGCTGATGAGGTCGATGTCGCCGACGAACTCGCTAGGCGGATGGCGATGGAGCACAAGATCGTCGCCGCCCTTGCGTTCTTCGATGATCCGCACGGTGCCTTCGCGCACGATGAGCAGCGGATAGTTGCGATCGCCGGCGCGGATCAGCAGTTCGCCGTCGGCGGCCGTGACCTCTTCGCCGACGTTGGCGAAGCGTTCAATCTGGTCCTCGGTGAGTTTTGGAAAGGCCGCCGCTTCGGCGGTGCGTTCGCTGCCGACGGAGGCGGTGGGCATGGCCAACGCTACGGCCCGATCAATGATGCCTCGTGCCGACGATCACCGACATCACGCAGCAGCGACGTCGGCCGGACCGGCGCAGCGTCTTCATCGACGGCGAGTTCGCCTTCGGGTGCCACGTGAACGTCGTCGCGCGGTTTCGCCTGCAGACAGACATGCCGATCAATGCGGACCTGCGGCGGCAAATCGAGCTGGGTGAGGTGAAGCAGGAGGCGTTCGATCACGCCCTTCGCCTCGTCGGTGGGCGTCGGCAGAGCGAGCGGGAACTCCGCCAGAAGCTGGGCCGAAAGGAGTACGGCCAGGCGGTGGTCGACGCGGTCGTGGCTGACTGTGAGCGGCTCGGCTACCTCGATGACGCTGCCTACGCCTCGGCTCGCGCGTCCGACGCGGCAAACCTCAAGCTCCACGGCCGGCAACGGGCGGTGTCGGAACTCGTCGCCAAGGGCATCGACCGCTCCACCGCGGAGTCGGCGGCGGACGAGGCGTACGCGGAGGTCGATCCGGTCGAGATGGCCACGAAGCTGGCGAACAAGCGGCTGCCGAGTCTCCAGCGACTCGACCGCCCCGCCGCTCAACGACGACTCTCGGGCTTCCTCCAGCGTCGTGGTTTCGACTTCGACACCGTCCGCACCGTCGTCGAGCGCGTTCTCGGCGACCGGTAAGCTCCGGGCGTGATCGACTCACACTGCCATCTCAACTTTCCCCAATTGGCGAGCGACTTGGAGGGCGTCCTCCAGCGTGCCGCAGAAGCGAAGGTGACGCACCTCATCAACATCGGCACAGGCGTCGACGACTCGCGGCGTGGCGTGGAGCTGGCGCATCGCATCGACAACGTCGCCGCGACCGTCGGCATCCATCCGTGCTACGACGAGTCCGCCCGCGACGCGACGGCCGAGCTGCGCGACTTGGCCGCCCTGCCGAAGGTGGTGGCGATCGGCGAGTGCGGGCTGGACTACTTTCACGACGACGTGCCGCGGGACGTCCAGCGGGCCAGCTTCGTCCGGCAGCTCACGCTCGCGGCCGAGGTCGACCTCCCGGTGGTGGTGCACAGCCGGGAGTCGATTCCGGATTGCGTCGAGATCGTGAGGGATTTTCCGGGAATCAAGGCGGTGTTCCACTGTTTCACGGCAGGGCCTGCGGAGGCGAAACTGCTCGCCGAGGCCGGGCACTACGTCGGTTTCACCGGCCCTCTGACGTTCAAGAAGAGCGACGCCCTTCGCGAAGCCGCCGCCCTCCTGCCGGCCGACCGTGTGCTGGTCGAGACCGACGCGCCGTACCTGTCGCCCGAGCCGCTTCGGGGCAAGCGGCCGTGTGAGCCGGGCTACGTGGCCCACACGCTGGCGTGCCTCGCGAGGGTTCGCGGGTGGTCAATCGAGGAGGCGGACCGCATCACGACCGAGAACTGCCAACGGCTCTTCGGCTGGCCTGCGTGATTGCTAGCAGGCTTGCAAGCTTGCTAGCAACCGGTCATCCGTCATCCCGAGCGGAGCCGAGGGACCTCGCCTGGTCTCGCACTAAGCAGACGAGGTCCTTCGACTCGCTGCGCTCGCTCAGGATGACGGAGCGGGACCACACTGGTCTTCGGATTCAACTGTTGCTCGTCGCACCGATGCGCCGATGCAGCGAGCAACATGATCTATGCGGTGATCAATCAGAAGGGCGGAGCCGGCAAGACGACGCTGGCCGTGCATTTGGCTCTGCGGCTCCACGACGCCGGCCGAAGCGTGGCGTTCATCGACAATGACCCGCAGCAGAGTGCCACCCGCTGGATCGCCGCCGCCGAGCCGGAAATGCGGCTGGAAAGCCTCACGACCGCCGAGGATCTCGTCGCCCAGGCCGAAGCGCTCGCTGAGGAGTACGACGACGTCGTCTGCGACGGCTCGCCCCGGCTGAACGACCAGACGCACGTGCTGATGTATCTGGCCGACAAGGTGCTGATTCCGGTGCTGCCCAGTGCCCTGGACGTGCACGCGACGCTTGAGACCAAGGACGCGATCGACCGCGTCACCGAAGCACGTGCAGCCGACGGGATGGAGCCCCCGGCCGTGCTGATCGCCCTCAACAAGGTCAGGACGACCGGTGAGCAGGCGAAAATCGTCCGGCAGGCTCTGGCGGAGCTGGGCCTGCCGGTGGCGAAGACGTCCGTGGGACTGCGAGACGCCTTCATCAAGGCCGTGGTGGACGACA
This window encodes:
- the fliS gene encoding flagellar export chaperone FliS → MTQPYSEPTTTIRRKSDPFAPPPRRTPADPYLKTRVMTASPEQLQVMLFDGAIRFGEQAKTAIGMQRYDQMHERLTRAQDIVIELQNGLRPDMDPDNCKRLESLYGWCYLRLVEGNIGRDPEKIEEALGVLRYQRETWQMIAAARANEAATLAAADEQRGG
- a CDS encoding PLP-dependent transferase, which produces MADEPQMKGMSTRSLHAGHAVDDEHKSRAVPIYATSSFTFDNTQHAADLFNLRQFGNIYSRLMNPTVDVLEKRVASLEGGAAGLGFASGMAAIQAAICTICHAGQNFVSGTSLYGGTHSLFTHTLKQLGIEVRYFDPADPASIDGLVDENTRLVYAETIGNPKWDVPDLAAIADKAHAHKLPFVVDNTSASPALCRPIEHGADVVVHSTTKYLGGHGVHVGGMVIDSANFKWADDPDKWPEFCAPNDAYHGMVFEEALRGVGNVAYAIHMRTNWLRDTGAAMSPFAAFLFIQGIETLPLRMKAHSENAMRIAGWLHEHDAVEWVNYPGLPSHKDYANAKKYMPDGQGGLMTFGVKGGKAAGEALVNNVKLISHLANIGDAKTLVIHPASTTHAQLNEDAQRAAGVAPETLRLSVGYEDFDDLTADLDQALRAG
- a CDS encoding PEP-CTERM sorting domain-containing protein (PEP-CTERM proteins occur, often in large numbers, in the proteomes of bacteria that also encode an exosortase, a predicted intramembrane cysteine proteinase. The presence of a PEP-CTERM domain at a protein's C-terminus predicts cleavage within the sorting domain, followed by covalent anchoring to some some component of the (usually Gram-negative) cell surface. Many PEP-CTERM proteins exhibit an unusual sequence composition that includes large numbers of potential glycosylation sites. Expression of one such protein has been shown restore the ability of a bacterium to form floc, a type of biofilm.); translated protein: MLNVKTSALAAVAAMTATSLAAASIQISVTGFDFTYDGTNITDANPLGTDDLASIDFFSDGVLVGSLTPADAIATGVTIGDVLNIPAGGGVVTSAAPLGIGFDLFFTGGFLFLDVTDVQVFYSGSEIGVTGVTSNVDIFLQDLPFGLELDPNEPVSLSFSGLISDLTDDGQFVTSFDASGTAEVRGEIIPEPASIAMLGLGGLTLLRRRR
- a CDS encoding PEP-CTERM sorting domain-containing protein; the encoded protein is MLNTKIAALAAVSVMTAASMAAASIQISVTGFDFSYDGEDITDADAAGSDELASVDFFSDGVLVGSLTPADGIAADLLIEDVLGIPVGGGVVTSAATLGFGLDLTFGPNEFLFLDLEDVQVFYSGSQIGVTGVTGDVEVALQNLPFGLEIDEGEPVSFSFSGLITDLTDNGQFVTSFDASGTAEVRGEIIPEPASIAMLGLGGLTLLRRRR
- the ffh gene encoding signal recognition particle protein; the encoded protein is MLEGLTERFQGALRNLAGRGQISEENVREAMREVRTALLEADVNLEVVREFTQNVTDKAIGQEVTASLKPADLMVKIVYDELLTLLGPVDTKILTVSPGPTIVLMAGLQGSGKTTTCGKLARHLSKRGHQPMLAAVDLQRPAAIDQLIVIGEQAGVPIYADKSKAAEHGNVAKGAAVSVARAAVKEAKAQNRDILILDTAGRLAIDDELMTELGDVNKAVGAHQIFLVLDSMTGQDAVGTAKAFNERLELDGLILTKFDSDTRGGALLSAKYVTGKPVKFLGTGEKLDGLEEFRPEGTAQRILGAGDLMGLVEQVKDKLDEEELQRQQDKMMKGELTLDDFMSQMGQIRKLGSMSKVMGMIPGMGDLAKASSMAGPEMENMMGRMRAMYDSMTPAERKKPGIIQHSRRRRVAGGSGSQPADVNQFLKQFDAMRGLSKQMSGGGMGRMRSLVGGLMGGGLGGMAAAGQAAGGGGNPFKAKGSTRMQKKDRNKKKGRRR
- a CDS encoding FAD-dependent oxidoreductase, encoding MPTASVGSERTAEAAAFPKLTEDQIERFANVGEEVTAADGELLIRAGDRNYPLLIVREGTVRIIEERKGGDDLVLHRHPPSEFVGDIDLISGRPAIFCAIAEGDCRLIRVSRDDIRGVARSDVRLGEMILRAIMVRRDILGDTGFVGARLVGSRWDRKTAEIKELLDRNGVPYTWLDPERDPQTDDLLESLNVQPGDLPIVVPPGDTDVLRKPTPKEVAAAFGLTTTRSEDQVWDVAIVGAGPAGLASAVYAGSEGLSTLVLDAQAPGGQAGTSSKIENYPGFPTGISGADLAQRTAVQAQKFGARFRVSCAATGLERRDGRTLLQLDCDETVEARTVVVAAGATYRRLNLEHEDDFAGTGIYYGATQMEATMCANEPVAVVGGGNSAGQAAVFLSGQAKRVLMLVRGDSLANSMSRYLIERLEATENIELLYHTKITKLEGDTSAGRLQSAWLKTGEDNERNVSLAGLFVMIGAEPRTDWLRDTIALDDHGFILTGPDVPKERWPLTDRGPRYLETSLPGVFAAGDIRSDSTKRVATAVGDGAMAIRFVHSALAG
- a CDS encoding RecX family transcriptional regulator — translated: MPTITDITQQRRRPDRRSVFIDGEFAFGCHVNVVARFRLQTDMPINADLRRQIELGEVKQEAFDHALRLVGGRRQSERELRQKLGRKEYGQAVVDAVVADCERLGYLDDAAYASARASDAANLKLHGRQRAVSELVAKGIDRSTAESAADEAYAEVDPVEMATKLANKRLPSLQRLDRPAAQRRLSGFLQRRGFDFDTVRTVVERVLGDR
- a CDS encoding TatD family hydrolase, encoding MIDSHCHLNFPQLASDLEGVLQRAAEAKVTHLINIGTGVDDSRRGVELAHRIDNVAATVGIHPCYDESARDATAELRDLAALPKVVAIGECGLDYFHDDVPRDVQRASFVRQLTLAAEVDLPVVVHSRESIPDCVEIVRDFPGIKAVFHCFTAGPAEAKLLAEAGHYVGFTGPLTFKKSDALREAAALLPADRVLVETDAPYLSPEPLRGKRPCEPGYVAHTLACLARVRGWSIEEADRITTENCQRLFGWPA
- a CDS encoding ParA family protein; translation: MIYAVINQKGGAGKTTLAVHLALRLHDAGRSVAFIDNDPQQSATRWIAAAEPEMRLESLTTAEDLVAQAEALAEEYDDVVCDGSPRLNDQTHVLMYLADKVLIPVLPSALDVHATLETKDAIDRVTEARAADGMEPPAVLIALNKVRTTGEQAKIVRQALAELGLPVAKTSVGLRDAFIKAVVDDTSVHRDGTKSRGHKQASADLDALFHELLQLPAEPALALAA